GGTCCTTTGATGGGTGTCCTCCTCTTCGTCCTGCTAGGGCCTTTCAGCTTTGTGGAAAGAAAAAAACGCTGATATCTCTGGGCGTCAAAGGGAGGGCTTTGCACGGGCGACACTCGAGAGTGCCGTGAATGtcgtttaaataatttattttgtgcgCTCAGCAGGCTGCTCattaacacacaaacacacacggcGACTTTGCGCTCGCACTATGTGAGCTGGCAGATGTGGGTTGGTTGGCCCACACGCACAGGACACGCACTTGGCAGCCTCGTCGTCGTCGATTCGGTCGGCTGACTGCTGCATATCACCTTAATTACAGGCAGCAGTCTGGGCGCAGTCAGACGGCAAATGGCACACAAGCTAACAGCGTTTATGGTGGCCCAAATTGCCAGGACCCCCCGCATCCCTGGCATATTGTCGCTATCGTTACGCCTTAGCGATTTGCCACTGTACCACAGAGAGCAGAAGAGCAACGGATTCAGTTTGCACTCGACTGCTGATAAGCGTGCGATTCCTGTAGGGGAACAAGttcatacacacacacacacagaggaGCACACATCCTGATGGCCATGAATATATGCACCGTTGAGTTGCGTTTATATCGAGCTTATGTTACGTATAAGTGAAATTTAAGGACTCCACTCAACAACGTTGCAAATCCTCAGCATAGTTCATGCCGGCCCGGTGGTTTCGGGCCATGTGTGCTGTCATCTCGCATGATGAGTTTGCCTTCTACGGAAGCAGGAAGCCATCAaggaacacacacacacacactcacacacacacttctACTCACGCCCCTCAAAAAAGGATACACAATCATACTCAATGAGTGTCGTCAGCTGGCAATACACAGATCAGCACTGGAATTGGTGGCAGCTTTCACCTGCAACAGGACGTTACCACTTATACAAACCACAACTGGCAGAGGGCTCACTTAATAACCACCAGAGATGGGTATTGTCAAGGTGAGTGTACCCGTAAACTGGTTAGGTGCTTAGTTCCTGCACACTAGGCcttaaacaaaccaaaaactggcCAAATTCATATTGCATTTTAGCTACATAAACACTTAcataggttttttttaatcttaaagGATATTAGTTCACGGATTTTTCAGAAACGGTGTGTTtgcatttataataatttattgaactttcaaaaagatttttactgaagtattttaattattttaagtccCAAAATAAAGTGGTTCTTAACCAAATGAAAATACATGCAATTACCATATTTGCAATAACATTGTAAGTCTCCTAACTAACTTAATATAATAGAATTCTGCTGATAAAAAGAATTGTTCTTAAGTATACATAGTAAGGTATGATAAATATTGCAGCATTAACTTCATATAATTCTTGATACCTGGTACCTCTTCCCTGTTTCCCATCTCTAGAGGACGCCCATTCTAGGCCCGTTCACAATGAGCGGACGGGAACTAGAGCCGGGCCATTGTGCAACCACTTCATTTCGATTCTAATAACTCCAATTACGAATGGCGGTTGGGATAAAAGCGCTGTGAATATGCCGGGGATTCCATGAGTGTGCGGTCGTTTCACTTCCCTGGCGGCAATATGAGTGGGCGTCGTGTGTGGGTGGCTCAACTTGTTGCTGGACTTTATGACATGCCAGCCGCTTTATCCAGGCTATTATTTAGGGATTTTATGTGAAAGGACAACGCACGACTGCACAGGCACCggcacagacacagacacagacacagacgGCACAGCCAATGCCGGAATTTGGCTGGCAAAACGAGTAGACTCGCACAACGGAACGAGGTTCGGTGACCGAATCCTGCAATTAGGCTGCAAATGAGTTTTCCACTTCACATCGAGAATTTGtcagcaaaataaatttttatttctctaCATGGACACTTAAGAGCTAGTTAAATTGCACGTGATGTGGAAGTGGACAGGTTTTCAATGCGATTGGTTAGGAAACGTTACCGTTGGACTTTCTTCCTTGAAAACATTCACTTCAGGCGGAAGCGACGCAGAGTGGGTGGCAGGTAATCCTGGCCAGCCACCACATTGGCGGGCAGATAATCCGAGCTGGGagccgaaaccgaaaccgaagcCGGAGCAGCGACGCTGGCGGGGAGCACAGCAGGCTGGGTTGCCTGGGAGGCAAAGTTGAGGACGGGGGCACGACCCTCGTTGGAGATGCGCGACACGCCGGGCAGCTGGTTGTACTGGTTTTGGATGGCCAGCTGGGCATTGGCCGCATCCTCGGGAGTGCGGTACTTAACGAAGTGCACCTCGGGCTTGTTGCTTGAGCTGGTCTTCAGGGCGTTCAGCTGCTTGGCCAGGTTGGACACGTCCGACTGTTTGGACAGCACATAGATGGCGGTCTCCTGCTGGGCGGACTGCTTGGCCAACTGAAGGGCGGCCCGCTCGAAGCCCTGGTTCTCGGGTGTGCGGATAAAGACCACGCGGAGGTTCTTCTTCAGCGAgttggcgatctgctggttgcTGACCCCCTCATCGAACTGCTCCTCGGGGGCGCCATAGCTGTAGAACTCCTTCTGGAACTCCTCGACGAGGGGCGCAATCTGCGGGGCCAAGGGGGCCGACTGGAGGGGAGCCTCAATGGGCTGGGAGAGCACCGCCTCGCCACTCTGCACGGGTTGCAGCAGCTGCTGGGGTAGCTCCCCAATCACCTGACCTTGACCAGCTTGACCAGGCAGGAAGGACAGACCTTCATCGGCATGGCCCACCGGTTGGTAGTTGTAGCCCAGCTTGTCTGCACTGCAGCTGGCAGCGAACAGGCACAGAAGCTGTAAGGGTTAAAGGTTAAGGGTTAACTAGAGATCAGCCATCCTCAATAAATCCTCAAGAGACTTACGATAAAGGCGCGCATGTTGATTGGAGATGTGTACAATGGGAGCTGATTGGGGGAACTAATACTGGAAGCTCAGCCCAATCCGGCTTTTATAGTTGGAGACAAGACACTGCACCTACCCCGCCCACGATGAAAAGGCCCAGTTTTCGGCTTCAGAGAGTTCCACTGTTTAGGAACGACCTTGTAATTCGATTTCGATGCTAGTCGATCGTCATTAAAATGCCCCATCGTTTAAATATGCAAGCGTATTCCCCGACCTAGGCCTATCGCCCGTCCGCGATCGTTTGTCttggttttgatttaaatgcactCGGCGATGGTTATAAATATGCATGGCCTATCCGGGACTGCGATTGCGAATGCTGCTGCCACATTATCTAATTGATTTGTGTTGGCTGCGACAGGCCATAAAAAACAAGCGGAGGAGAGAAGCCAAAACGGCAGCCACTGTGTTGAAATGCTCGGAAAATAAACAGCTactggctttggctttgcctttgcctttggctttggcgaTCATATCTGGCGGTGGTTTCTTTCGCTGGTCgccacttgccacttgccacttgccactGGTCGCCGGGTTGGCCAGCTTAAGCcggtaattataatttttcataatattCCACAAGCGCTGGGCTTCTGGCTGCGCACGGGACGAAAACGTCAATCTTTTTCGACGGTTCGGTTAATGAAGTTCTTTAactaatttaaactttttcggCATCGTTTGATGGCCAAGGCGAAATAAGGAATTTAAATTGTGAAATGGCAGCTGTGCGGGTCGAAGGGTCAACAAAAATACGAGAACgtaattacaattttctttGGCAATTCTTTAAGCTGCTCTTTGAATAATTTGCTAACTAAAAATGGGATTTGGCATTCATAATTGAAGTTATACTATTCCACTGTTGACTGCtgaaatattttccatatcCTTTATTACTATAAGTTAAAGGCATtgttttacaacatttttttatatttttcaggaagtaaaaataaatctgagcattgaaattaaaatagatattttaaaataataagataAAGAACCagaaatgtatgtcaaatggctattaactaaaaactttttcgaacatttctaatttaatttcaataatatttagtGCACGAtttatttcggtttttttcTGGGCCCTGGTCTTATTTTCTAGGATTAGCCAGCATTTGGCTACTCATGCTGGCTATTAGCTGCTTACCAAAACTCTCACCAAAGTTCGCTAAAATTAAGGGGAGCCAGGAAAAGCAAAAGCAGCGCCAAACTGCGCCCAATTTGAAGATGGCAGGCCAAACAAGCCAAGGGCCCCGAAAACGAAGAAAAGATTGGAAAACACGCAAACTTGGCAGCTGCTGGATGGAATCCGAGAGACTTGGACCTTGGACACACCTGTCCCGGAATTGCAGCAAGTCATGAGCAGCCTGAGGCGAGGAACCAGGATTAAAGCGCTTGGCTCCGTGCAGCCGGTTGGAGATACcgcgaaataaaaaagagaccTGAGAGACCTGGAGAAATGGGGGAAAATGTGGAGAAAATGTGGAGAAAATGTGTGGAAAACAGGGCAGCAGGGTAGAATAGAAGAGCGGCAGCTTTGACGTGACTGGCAAAGTTTTTGGCAGGCACCGCTAACGAGCCCAGGATCTCATGTTGCTCACAAATGCTGAAACTAAAACTTGCTCAACAGATTTGCACTGGCGGTAGCCTTTTTAAGGCTGCACTTCGCCGTGTCACATGGCACTGGCACTGCCACTGGCATTGGCAAGTGTAAGTGTGTGTTTGACCTTTGACACTAAAACAATTTGCAAAGCGAAATGATGTCAGCGCCAGTGTCCTGTCTATTTCGCCATCCTTGGCAGCCTTGTTGCCTGCGTGGTGGCGTAATTTAGTTGAAACATTCTTAAAGTACCGCCTTGGAAAGGGGATAGCGATTCCCTCCCATGTGGGAGGAGTCGAGCTGCGGGAAAACTCCGCGCGCAGctcattaaaaagttttccagCGACAACGGCGTCGGCGACATTTGCTTAAGAAAACATTTGAGGCGCTGGCGGCGGGGGTCGGTTACCAACACCTTAATGATTATCTAAGAGATACTTTGAAGATTATCCTGAAAGTGTGGGCCAAAAACTCAGAAGTAAAATGTTACGCTCTTAGGTTGAGTAATTAATTATTCATAATGGAAAGCTATAGATAAACAGCCACCTTCGACCAGCTCACCAGCCTCGccataacaattaaatttaaattaaatttgtttacaaaaagtTGGCATTCTTTGTACATTGAGTTATTTATGAGCAGCTCACTGAACAAATAGCTGCAAAGTAATAATCACCCAAAAAAATGAGTTTGACAAAATTgttaaacattaatattaaaatataagtttgcCTTAACACTGGCAAATAACTTAAATGCTGTCATTAAcgttttaacaaaatatcgaaggcttacaaaaaatgtacccACTGAATTGAAAATATCGCATACAAAAGTGAATTTCTGGGGGTCAGTATTATATTGTGATTAAAACCAAAGGGcaatttgttgtttctgttgaTGTAGCAAATTATTCAACCGTTTTTCATTGATTAACTAATGAGCAACCCACTGACTAAATAGCGGCGAAGTTATAATCACCAAAAAAGTATGTTACTAAGTTGCtagaaattaatattaatacaaaaccatcaaactaataattaaaaaaaactctaaTAAACAGCTTAAATGCTGTTATTAACGATTAATTCAAATTCTGAAGGCTTACTAAAAAAAGAGTtagccacaaaaaaattgacTACATTGAAAATCGAATTAAATTGGATAAATAACGAACCCAAAAGTGAATTTCTTGGGGTcagttttaaattgtaattaaaacaaaatggcaacaaaaactgtagtaaataattcaataatttttcatcattttttaatgaatactCTATGCCTAATTAGTAAGTCAAAAGTTTCCActcataaaaattatacagAAATAGTTCAATAATTTTCACTAAttagcatttaatttaatttacttgtaAACAATCTTTGGCACTTGGCACAACTAAGCCCTTATTTAACTAACGTCTTTTTCCCGGTGGCAGATAGTCCCGGAATAACGCCTGCAATTTGGCAGTCTCCAGTTCGGTGGCCTGTTCGTGGACTTCATAGTCGGCGCTGTCTTTCGTCCGGATCTTAAAGATCACGGGTGTTTCAGTTGTGGGCTGTGGGTTCAGTTGCAGAACATGCGCCTTTTCAACGGCATGGTTAATACTGTTTCCCGGCAGCCGGTCGTAGTCGCTCCGCAGAGCACTCAGAGCTCTGGTGACATCCGCCGGAGTTCTGTACTTGACAAAGTGCACCGAGGGTTTCTCGGTGGCCTGCTGCTGAATGGCCGCCTGCTGTTGGGCCAGAGCATCTGCATCCGCCTGGCGGTGAAGCACGAAGATGTCCAGTGGATTATTGACTGCCAGTTGTTTGGCCGTCAGCGAGAAGAGATTGGTTTCCGGTGTGCGAATGAAGACCACCTGTTGCGGCGGGGAGAGAACCTGGGCCAGTTGCCTGGCTGATTGCCAGGGAGCAGCCTGATCCTCCTCCTGAGGAGCATCATAGGTAAAGTACTCCGTGGCCAAATGACGTCCAGGTGCCACATCACTTCCAGCCGGTAAGTAGACATCGCCTAAGCCATAACTCAGGCCCAGAAACAGCCAAAGAAACTACAAGTACTAACAGATATAATATCCAGTTAAAACCACCTTTCTGCTTACCAACTTACCAGCAAGGAGTGCCTGGCTGTGATACTCCGCACCAGctgattttttgccatttttaccGCTTGAAGCGTCGCTCGGTTATAATCCAGTCCCAGCAACAAAACCATCCTTATATACGACACAAACAAATAGCAGTTCGAAAGCAAGCTGACTTCTCGGCCGCAGCGTTTCTcgttatgattttattttatgtcgctttttggcatttgttttACTCCATAAAAGATTTCTGCAAACGTTTGCTCTGGTTTTCTGCGTCTGTGTTTGCTGCCTGCTCCGATTATCCATGTTAATGTCGTTCAattttgaaatgcaaatttcggGGGCTTGCAAGACCCACAACAAAAGGCACAGTGTGTGGTTGTCCGTTTGACCCGGGCCCAGGTTGAActtgaatttaattggcataaaatttacaaatgaGCTCCCCATTTGAattagttataaaatattttcatatgcTATTGGGGCGCCATTGTTGTCGCCTGTCATAGTCGAAGCCATTTGTTTTGACTGCCAACGGTGGCCCCTGCCGATTACTATATACACCTCCGCAGCTCTACTTTCACTCATGATTGCCAGCTATTTTTATGGCCCGGCATTTTATGGCTACTGATTTGTTAATTTACACGTCACATTGATGTTTTTGCCAGTCTCTTACTCGTATTTTCCTGAGCTCAGGCTGGCATCTCTGATAAGCTGCTTACCGAAATTAACAACTCCAGCTGAGATCGAGCTTAGTTGAAGAAAACACAGGTGGCCTTTCATTGATATTTCTTGGACTTTATTGGCAGCTACAACTAGTTAACTTATGGCACAAAATTTAATGTCTTAATTTGGTTGGTTGGGCACTATTTAGAGCCGCAGGCGTTTGCCTGGTTTCGAGGTAAGGTATGATCTGGAGGAACCCACCTCCGTGGGAAAGACCATGCGACTGCCAGACCTACGTCGCTCATTGGCTAGAAAATCAAAGCGTCTTGATCTTGCTGAGCGAAAGTCCACGCTGGCCTCGTTGTTGTAGCTGGCCGACAGATCCTGTTGAGCTTCGGGAACAGGTGGGAGGTCAATCTGTCCCACATTTGAGGCTCCTGCTGCATTGTAGCCCTGCGAAATGGAGGAGTAACTGGGCAAGGGCGGCAGATAGCCCGACTGCGGTTGATAGGCAGATTGCTGAGGTGGTTGAAAATAATCTGCTTGGGAAGCTGGCGAGTTCTGCTCGTACTGCGGTTGCTGCTCCGGGTAGTAGCCCAAGGAAGATGCCTGCGATGACTGTGGAGTCGCTGCTCCTCCGCCGTACTGCGCCTGAATGTACTGCTGGGCCTGGGCAGCCTCCGCCTCCGTCCTGTACTTGACAAAATGAACCTGCGGCTTGTGCTTGTGATGCGCCTTCAAGGCGCCTATTTCACTTGCCAGTTCGTGGGCATCCGTCTGCTTGTTAAGCACATAAATAGCCGTCTTATCCTCAGTGGTTTGCTTGGCCAGGGCGCTCAGGGCACCCACCACCGCCTTGTTCTCGGGCGCCTTGATGAACACCACCTGGAGGTTCTTCTCGGCAAGGGATGCCAGTTTGGTTTCCACTAGGTCAGCCTCCTCCGCCGAATCGTAGGGTGCCTCAAAGGCATAGAAGTGCTTGTGGAAGTCGGCATTCTCCTGGTAGTGATTGCCTGGTTGCGCATTGAACTTCTCCTCAGCCAAGGCAGCTTCATTCCCATAGCCATGAACAGCTGCTCCGTAACTATTCTGCTGGTACTGGTAGCCCAATTCCGCCAAACTGCCAGCCAACAAAGAAAGAAACTGGGACAAACTCTATAAGCATATGCGAAGTTTGGCCAAATTCCAGGTAAACTCACCACTATTCCCAGCATGATATAAGCACGACGAAGAGCAAAAGACATTTGTTGCCCATTCGCAAGCCGCCAAAGCGTTTTATAATTTCTGGCCCTCAAAAGTGGTCGACTTAAGATAACCAAATGGGGACAACCACCCGCCTTATAGGGTAAATAGTTCAATGTCGCCCCGTATTTTGGGTTACAAAATTCGCGATTCCCACAAGCGGATTACAACACTCGCGtatattaacaatattttattgtggAGACATTTTGAAATTCGAAAGATTTACAAACTAGGCAACATGGAAGCGTAGGAATCGTTGATGGGGTCATGGGTCAGCAGTTCGATGCCCTACTGGCGGAATCGCAGGACGGAAGAGGGCAGGTAGGAGCTGCCGGGAGCGGAGGGAGCGGCCACTTGGTGGGCAGCTGGCTGCGAGGCGAAGTTCAGGACGGGGGCCACGCCTCCGTTCTGGATGGTGGAGGATCCGCCCAGCTGGTCGTACTGCGACTGAATGGTCTGCTGGGCATTCACGGCATCCTGGTTGGTCCTGTACTTGACGAAGTGCACCTCGGgcttgttgttgtggttgttgcgGATGGCGTTCAGCTTGTTGCTCAGATCCCCGATGTCGGCCTGCTTGTTCAGCACATAGATGGCGGTCTCCTGCTGGCCGGCCTGCTTGGCCAGAGCCACGGCGGCGTTCTCCAGGCCAGTGTTCTCGGGTCCCTTGATGAAGATCACGCGCAGAGCGCGGTTCAAGGAGCTGGAGGCCTGCTCGGAGCCGGCGGGTTCGTTGAAGTCCTGCTCGTCGGCGGTGTAGGTGAAGAACTCCTTCTGCAGCTCGGCCTGGGGAGCGGCATAGCTGGTGGCCACGGGAGCGGAGGGAGCAGCCTCCGGGGCGGCAACGGGCACATAGGTCTCGGCGGGGGCATCCTGGCTGGCGGCCACCGCGGGGGAGTAACTCGATCCCGAGGGAGCAAAAGAGGTGGCAATGGGCGCCGAGGCAGCCGGCTGGTAGTTGTAGCCACTCCTGGCACTGGCAACAGCCACAAGGCACAGAGCCTGGAAATATGAGAAGAAAATCAGAAGGATCAGCTTGAGTCCATCATCTTTGATTATTGAAGAAGAGTACTTACAATAAGGACGCGCATCttgatgtgtgtgtgtttggtcGGTGGATAACTCCGCTCGGATTGCTGGATCGAAGGCAAGTATGTCCAACTCCACGACGCCCACGTCTTTTATGCGAAATCGCTGCAGTTTGCAACTCCAcgtttttttgcctttttgccataatttggttttttaattggttGTCTTTGGTTTTGCACCTCATTCCGAGCAGTTTGCCCATTGCTCCTTCATCAGCCAATCTACAACTTGGCCAATTCCCATTCGCCTTTTGTCACCGCTTGTTTTTGCTTTACCCGACTTTTAGTAGCCGTGTTATCTATTCATTTTTGCTGTCTTGCggtgttattttatttctgctgAATCACTGGCCAGCGagcataattttttatgatttttctaAACAAACTTTTCTGCTTATGCTAATCGGCCGTAGTGGGTGCTCTTGAAAAGAGCTGTCGTTGACCACTTTGGCTCTTTGTTGTTGGCCATTTGGCTATTCGGCCATTCTGTTATCACTCATACATTATGTATGCCCCGTCTTGGTTCCGTCTTGCAGTTGCCATAAATTTGGGCGCTAATAGTTTGTCTAACCTTTTACTTCACGcagattaacattttaattatgataAAAAATTTTCGTCGATTGTTTTGCCTGCCTTCCCAAAAcatgtaaatttttattgatttccaCTTGCATTCCATTTGGCGCCATCGCATTGGAATTTTTATGGCCACTCAGGGCATGTAACAAATGCCAAGCCGAACTTAGCAATTTCTCACTGGCTCAGCCATCAAAAATATCCGCCTCGACACCGACTACTTTATGGCCAGCCCAGTTCCCACAGTTCCCAGGACAGAAATATCCAATAGCTGGGATTAAAGAGAATTGTATTTGAGGGTTCGTTCGACAAATCAATAGATAACACAAAAGTCAACAAATGGAGCAGCTGAAAGCTGAGCTTATGGCACTTCCTAGTGGCGGTAGCGCAGGCGACGCAGCACCGACGAGGGCAGGTACGAGTTCTCGGGGATCTGGGCGTTGGCCTTCTGGACGGGACCGGCGGAGGCAAAGTTCAGGGCGTTGGCCACTCCACCGTTGTGGGCCTGAGAGGTTCCTCCCAGCTGGTCGTACTGCGACTGGATGGCACGCTGGGCGTTGGCTGCATCCTCGGGAGTCCTGTACTTGACGAAGTGCACCTCGGGCTTGTTGTTCGAGTTGCTGCGGATGGCGTTCAGCTTCTGGGCAAGATCTCCAATATCGGCCTGCTTGTTCAGCACATAGATGGCGGTCTCCTGCTGGGCAGCCTGCTTGGCCAGAGCCAGGGCGGCGTTCTCCAGGCCACGGTTCTCGGGTCCCTTGATGAAGACCACGCGCAGACCCTTGTTCACGGAGCTGGCCACACGCTCAAGTTCCTGGGGCTGATCGAAGTCCTCCTCGTTGGCGGTGAAGGTGAAGAACTCCTTCTCCAGCTCGGCAGCGGGGGCAGGGGCGTTGTAGGAGACGGGGGCACTGAGTCCAGAGGAGCCCAGACCGGAGGATCCCAGACCAGATGAGCCCAGTCCAGAGGATCCAAGACCAGAGGATCCCAGATCCAGGGAGCCACCGCCCAGACCGCCATCCAGGCTGCCAAAGTTGCTGCCTCCTCCCAGGCCCAAGGAGCCACTGCTTCCGCCGAGGGAGCCACCACCGGCTCCTCCTAGGCTCAGGGAGCCGCTGCCGGGAGCGAAGGACAATCCAGAGCTGGAGTGGCCCACGGGCTGGTAGTTGTAGCCCAGCTTGTCGGCCGAGGCGAGGGCCACGAGGCACAGGACGATGAAGGCGCGCAtcttgctggtgttgctgttcTAGTTGGAGCTCTGAGGTCGGAAGTCAGAATGATGTCGATGTGGAGCCGCCGGGCGGTTTATATGGCATATGGTCGACTCGACATGGGCGTCAATCAGAACAGGCGTGTGACAGCGTGCTGGAGATCGCGATAAGGTGAGCATTGTCTGCGAGCCTAAcctgtttttctgtttttctgtatttctgtatttctgtatttctgtatttctgtctttctgtttttctttttcctcttGGCGGCTTTGGCTTGGCTTGAAGCTAGAGTTTGgtcagaagcagaagcagaagcagaagctgCGGCGTTGGCGGCGGAGttgatta
This genomic window from Drosophila gunungcola strain Sukarami chromosome 3R, Dgunungcola_SK_2, whole genome shotgun sequence contains:
- the LOC128257894 gene encoding uncharacterized protein LOC128257894 — translated: MRAFILLCLFAASCSADKLGYNYQPVGHADEGLSFLPGQAGQGQVIGELPQQLLQPVQSGEAVLSQPIEAPLQSAPLAPQIAPLVEEFQKEFYSYGAPEEQFDEGVSNQQIANSLKKNLRVVFIRTPENQGFERAALQLAKQSAQQETAIYVLSKQSDVSNLAKQLNALKTSSSNKPEVHFVKYRTPEDAANAQLAIQNQYNQLPGVSRISNEGRAPVLNFASQATQPAVLPASVAAPASVSVSAPSSDYLPANVVAGQDYLPPTLRRFRLK
- the LOC128263756 gene encoding uncharacterized protein LOC128263756 — encoded protein: MAKNQLVRSITARHSLLFLWLFLGLSYGLGDVYLPAGSDVAPGRHLATEYFTYDAPQEEDQAAPWQSARQLAQVLSPPQQVVFIRTPETNLFSLTAKQLAVNNPLDIFVLHRQADADALAQQQAAIQQQATEKPSVHFVKYRTPADVTRALSALRSDYDRLPGNSINHAVEKAHVLQLNPQPTTETPVIFKIRTKDSADYEVHEQATELETAKLQALFRDYLPPGKRR
- the LOC128264822 gene encoding uncharacterized protein LOC128264822, with amino-acid sequence MSFALRRAYIMLGIVFLSLLAGSLAELGYQYQQNSYGAAVHGYGNEAALAEEKFNAQPGNHYQENADFHKHFYAFEAPYDSAEEADLVETKLASLAEKNLQVVFIKAPENKAVVGALSALAKQTTEDKTAIYVLNKQTDAHELASEIGALKAHHKHKPQVHFVKYRTEAEAAQAQQYIQAQYGGGAATPQSSQASSLGYYPEQQPQYEQNSPASQADYFQPPQQSAYQPQSGYLPPLPSYSSISQGYNAAGASNVGQIDLPPVPEAQQDLSASYNNEASVDFRSARSRRFDFLANERRRSGSRMVFPTEVGSSRSYLTSKPGKRLRL
- the LOC128266499 gene encoding uncharacterized protein LOC128266499, with amino-acid sequence MRVLIALCLVAVASARSGYNYQPAASAPIATSFAPSGSSYSPAVAASQDAPAETYVPVAAPEAAPSAPVATSYAAPQAELQKEFFTYTADEQDFNEPAGSEQASSSLNRALRVIFIKGPENTGLENAAVALAKQAGQQETAIYVLNKQADIGDLSNKLNAIRNNHNNKPEVHFVKYRTNQDAVNAQQTIQSQYDQLGGSSTIQNGGVAPVLNFASQPAAHQVAAPSAPGSSYLPSSVLRFRQ
- the LOC128266498 gene encoding glycine, alanine and asparagine-rich protein translates to MRAFIVLCLVALASADKLGYNYQPVGHSSSGLSFAPGSGSLSLGGAGGGSLGGSSGSLGLGGGSNFGSLDGGLGGGSLDLGSSGLGSSGLGSSGLGSSGLGSSGLSAPVSYNAPAPAAELEKEFFTFTANEEDFDQPQELERVASSVNKGLRVVFIKGPENRGLENAALALAKQAAQQETAIYVLNKQADIGDLAQKLNAIRSNSNNKPEVHFVKYRTPEDAANAQRAIQSQYDQLGGTSQAHNGGVANALNFASAGPVQKANAQIPENSYLPSSVLRRLRYRH